From Carassius auratus strain Wakin chromosome 22, ASM336829v1, whole genome shotgun sequence, a single genomic window includes:
- the LOC113039490 gene encoding SLAM family member 5-like, with protein sequence MFVLFIFFCLCSWSLAGVFGDEVKSVSVTEGDSVSLHTDYTDTQRKDSIEWKFGSKNILIAQIDRKNNVSTIHNESDGGRFRHRLKLDQTGSLIITNTRTTDSGLYKVFGRTETPLNIFNLTVYAPLPIPVITRYSTQNSSSSSSSSNCSFLCSAVNVSDVTLSWYKGNSLFSSISVSNINRSLSLHLECLDDSYSCVVNNPIRNQTTHLNTELCQTCSGTSVGTIYPQTK encoded by the exons atgtttgttttgtttattttcttctgtttgtgCTCATGGAGTCTTGCTG gtgtgtttggtgatgaagtgaagtcagtgtcagtgacggagggagattctgtctctCTACACACAGATTATACTGATACACAGAGAAAAGATTCGATTGAGTGGAAATTTGGATCTAAAAACATTCTCATCGCTCAAATCGACAGAAAGAACAATGTCTCAACAATACATAATGAGAGTGATGGTGGGAGATTCAGacacagactgaagctggatcagactggatctctgatcatcacaaacaccagaaccacagactctggactttataaagtaTTCGGCAGAACAGAGACGCCGCTCAACATCTTCAATCTCACTGTCTACG CTCCTCTCCCCATTCCTGTCATCACCAGATACTCTACACAaaattcatcatcatcttcatcatcatcaaattGTTCATTCCTGTGTTCAGCCGTGAATGTGAgtgatgtgactctctcctggtacaaaggaaacagtttattctccagcatcagtgtgtctaaTATCAACAGAAGTCTTTCTTTACATCTGGAGTGTCTGGATGATTCATACAGCTGTGTGGtgaacaatcccatcagaaaccagaccacacatctcaacactgaactctgtcagacatgttcaGGTACATCTGTTGGCACTATATATCCCCAAACTAAATGA